The Megalobrama amblycephala isolate DHTTF-2021 linkage group LG20, ASM1881202v1, whole genome shotgun sequence genome includes a window with the following:
- the mki67 gene encoding proliferation marker protein Ki-67 isoform X3, with product MPLLGKIVVIKRNGGDGTEFPLTASCLFGRKLDCDIRIQLPQVSKEHCKIELNENKELILTNLSSVNPTRINGQVFNQSERLKHGDLITIIDRSFRFEYPPPKTPKKKRLSTAGKDKTVQPLQDQQEKSTPIHAEKRKSEHSFDTCLKDGSNLPASVEQSVETEPEDGKIKKDSMSPFCELYQMVKQDLAAKSPWKSELPKTPLARPQVDHKEAPTADVKSSPKPVTTPSTKKRRSSKSSSDDMTGPAIAQSSFNANQEEKPADDMPSVGSITPSLTEKSVTPVSQKKRTPLKTPQKFSAGEVVQQILLEPQSEEKTPKSPKGRRSGGSQDQSLALQMLSGQPQTPGLIGKNTEVKMSPRTSPRSNAGKRFQVQDVLHDVKATTSASKNKDGTSVNDLCKGNKSHTEVTVPKAKRKRVSFGGQLSPELFDKRLPPNSPLRRGATPRRSLGPSQKPQSLLRRASTIGLLALRLEETVPRVQNSSPKKASPKRAASAAKTPSPAKRSPSTKAKTPSPKRQKSPSASPKVSTPSSTPATPKTPASARRASTSAVEAAGGMSLTETPRVQGRFSVSRISTPSPVQDQGEQPEVQSTIVEDMPQKCVTPKIPLRRKSMKSSARKTPKSAIKSALDVIRSRRSGASRANLKVLTSWADIVKFGQTKPQTEVATKKKPTKSSIVKKMAVPKSKTPARRLKDDISTGHAASPVTIVVGKAHMRTNQSCGAAPKIVPNIALFKKDMKMDEDFTGVADIFKTPANSRSKNKVPINNECPEMPLDEISVMKTPEESGEMVVSPLSVISTAKCGQYNNEAVTRLLLDNKDGSLLEDEGLSQLTDNSIEASGHDIIPDQEMPPNDQTVEEEAAPETVVETPKQKAAPALCLTGVKRLMKTPKQRAEPIEDLRGKLLKTPKEHKPPQEESLEGIKELLKTPKYRGAPVEDMVGVKRVMQTPKVKSKPVLCAAGLQRLMKTPKEKSEQHEELTGVQELMQTPKLKGDLEENQFGLKRLVKTPKRKRNQVEEDLTGVQQLMKTPKHKGEPVEDQMGIQRLMQTPKEKVEPAEDLQTPKQKGEPFSNGEAMAEEDITGFKEPEEPENNSTLTTENDVTEPTEIQGPVVAVESGSAFMPAKGFDEECDKENVCPVETMETEVDSQCTTEVIDSTHSDVETDAVIPQEKHPDKIEEESVSVEAIDVCFSGTDEKSEEHSEETVCTSDNSNATVETTPTSSTAEEDESEMIKPSLPKKIQRGIRGKAAQKSKNANNDKAKVPAVLSVTEEENLNGSLPSSTPRARRGKKLLEVPEVAASPVRKSARGRIPKHRFVDEEAKNTEASQVSVDSMKTKISECLPVVTKTRRGRKPKQDDEAAIEPVDDINAGDPQCPDAPANEELVQAPVVKPGRRKKLDKTASHPSEELEQKTPEIVCEENAVVPESVKLVTSLVTETVSATRARRGRPAKKELVKTEPTPTLESEITSTHAVVVAEKPMTPAAKSGRGRKAKKEIVKEQLLDDDAMVVSQTVAEVNVDHKDEPEAPVVKSGRGRKAKQQKPQMAEEVPQMAEEVDHQPAVDASTHVPVTEEHTETEVKSVRGSRKTKQSKVTFSVETEENIVNLVEQAETPVVKSGRKRAVIAKETAEVEAEVSVKRGRRAVAEPAPPVAVVSSRGRKAVAKVELEVTEDVASSEEPAKPVKHTRRTAKAPESKKEENPMTQADSESVAAENAAIVALEKVERGSRGRKLKDSTKAIPSKPIKEISKDEEASEIKPSKNVVISKNIEEVEPSTDVEEQQLKKSKRLGKIPAETSSTSNQSTDLPPRGRRGAKKEEEHPVEEVQIKVKPLRRGKAVGSAAPKSDPSDGKASTPLKRKRNDVLEVTDESSNKEPLPKKRGRVAISTKAATEVSSKEKTPDAEPEKAEATPKKASNRAVRGQKKTAQEPDPAPAQESVSGTTTRRGRGVKKVEEVDISTEAAPVRRTRRK from the exons ATGCCTTTGCTGGGGAAGATAGTGGTGATCAAAAGAAATGGAGGAGATGGCACTGAATTTCCCCTCACAGCATCCTGTCTGTTCGGAAG GAAGCTGGATTGTGACATTCGTATTCAGCTGCCGCAGGTGTCTAAAGAGCACTGTAAAATTGAGCTGAATGAGAACAAGGAG CTCATTTTGACCAATTTGAGCTCTGTGAACCCCACACGTATTAATGGACAAGTTTTTAATCAATCTGAACGGTTAAAGCATGGTGATCTCATCACAATCATTGATCGTTCTTTCAG GTTTGAGTACCCACCTCCTAAGACACCGAAGAAGAAGAGGCTGTCCACGGCTGGAAAAGACAAAACGGTTCAG CCTTTGCAAGACCAGCAGGAAAAAAGCACACCCATTCACGCAGAGAAGAGGAAGTCCGAGCATTCGTTTG ACACTTGTTTAAAAGATGGGTCAAATTTACCAGCATCTGTGGAACAATCTGTTGAGACTGAACCAGAAGATGGCAAAATTAAAAAGGACAGTATGTCACCTTTTTGTGAGCTCTACCAAATGGTCAAACAGGACCTTGCTGCTAAATCACCATGGAAATCTGAGCTACCAAAAACACCTCTTGCAAGACCACAGGTTGATCACAAGGAAGCTCCCACTGCAGATGTTAAAAGTAGTCCTAAACCGGTCACGACTCCATCTACCAAGAAGCGAAGATCCTCAAAATCCAGTTCTGATGATATGACTGGACCAGCTATTGCTCAGAGCTCATTTAATGCAAATCAGGAAGAGAAACCTGCTGATGATATGCCATCTGTAGGGTCCATCACCCCCTCGCTGACAGAGAAAAGTGTAACTCCTGTCTCCCAGAAGAAGAGGACACCCTTGAAAACACCTCAGAAGTTCAGTGCTGGTGAGGTTGTCCAGCAAATTCTCTTAGAGCCACAGTCTGAGGAGAAAACGCCTAAATCCCCAAAAGGAAGGAGAAGTGGTGGATCACAGGATCAGAGCCTTGCTCTCCAAATGCTTTCGGgccagcctcagactccaggcCTGATAGGTAAGAACACTGAAGTGAAAATGTCACCAAGAACATCCCCAAGATCAAATGCTGGAAAAAGGTTTCAAGTCCAAGATGTTCTGCATGATGTTAAGGCTACAACATCAGCTTCTAAGAACAAAG ATGGCACTTCAGTTAATGATCTGTGCAAAGGCAACAAATCTCACACTGAAGTAACAGTTCCAAAAGCAAAGAGAAAGCGAGTATCCTTTGGTGGACAGTTGAGCCCAGAGCTATTTGACAAACGCCTGCCCCCCAATTCCCCCCTCCGCCGTGGAGCAACCCCACGGCGCAGTTTGGGACCTTCCCAGAAACCTCAATCTCTCCTACGACGAGCATCCACCATTGGTCTTTTG gctctTCGACTTGAAGAAACAGTTCCACGTGTTCAAAATAGTTCTCCAAAGAAAGCTTCACCCAAACGGGCAGCATCTGCAGCGAAGACTCCATCACCTGCCAAAAGGTCACCGAGTACCAAGGCTAAAACGCCATCACCAAAACGTCAAAAGTCACCATCTGCTTCACCCAAGGTATCTACACCATCCTCTACTCCTGCCACACCCAAGACACCTGCATCTGCTAGAAGAGCATCAACTTCAGCAGTTGAGGCTGCGGGTGGCATGTCTTTAACTGAGACACCTAGGGTGCAGGGGAGGTTTTCAGTCTCTCGGATCAGTACTCCGTCGCCTGTCCAGGACCAGGGGGAGCAGCCTGAAGTACAGTCGACCATTGTAGAAGACATGCCTCAGAAGTGTGTGACTCCAAAGATACCCTTAAGGAGGAAGAGCATGAAGTCTTCTGCGAGAAAAACTCCTAAGAGTGCAATTAAAAGTGCACTTGATGTAATTCGTTCAAGACGCAGTGGAGCCTCACGGGCTAATCTAAAAG TGTTGACCTCTTGGGCTGATATTGTGAAGTTTGGTCAGACCAAACCTCAAACAGAAGTTGCAACTAAGAAAAAACCTACAAAGAGCAGCATAGTCAAAAAAATGGCAGTGCCAAAATCCAAG ACACCTGCACGGAGGCTGAAGGATGATATCAGCACTGGGCATGCAGCATCTCCAGTCACCATCGTTGTTGGCAAAGCCCATATGAGGACTAACCAGTCTTGTGGTGCTGCACCTAAAATAGTCCCCAACATAGCACTATTCAAGAAGGACATGAAAATGGACGAGGACTTTACAG GTGTTGCAGACATTTTCAAAACACCAGCCAACAGCAGGTCTAAGAATAAGGTTCCCATAAATAATGAATGTCCAGAGATGCCTTTGGATGAGATTTCAGTCATGAAAACACCAGAAGAATCAG GTGAAATGGTTGTCTCTCCACTAAGTGTGATCTCCACTGCAAAATGTGGACAGTACAACAATGAAGCAGTCACACGACTTCTTTTAGACAACAAGGATGGTAGTTTATTGGAAGATGAAGGTCTTTCTCAACTCACTGACAACTCAATTGAGGCAAGTGGCCATGACATCATTCCAGATCAAGAGATGCCCCCCAATGACCAAACAGTGGAAGAGGAGGCTGCCCCTGAAACGGTAGTCGAAACCCCAAAACAGAAAGCAGCGCCAGCCTTGTGCCTCACTGGAGTAAAGCGACTCATGAAGACACCCAAACAGAGGGCTGAACCAATTGAGGATTTAAGAGGAAAGCTGCTCAAGACCCCCAAGGAACATAAACCTCCCCAGGAAGAAAGTTTGGAAGGCATTAAGGAACTCCTAAAGACTCCCAAATACAGGGGAGCTCCAGTAGAAGACATGGTTGGAGTGAAAAGAGTGATGCAGACCCCTAAAGTAAAAAGCAAGCCTGTACTGTGTGCAGCGGGTCTTCAGAGGCTTATGAAAACGCCCAAAGAAAAGTCTGAGCAACACGAAGAACTCACTGGTGTGCAAGAACTGATGCAAACACCGAAATTAAAGGGAGACCTGGAGGAGAATCAGTTTGGGCTGAAAAGATTGGTGAAAACACCTAAACGGAAGAGGAATCAAGTTGAAGAGGACCTAACTGGTGTTCAACAACTGATGAAGACCCCTAAACACAAAGGAGAACCAGTTGAAGATCAAATGGGTATACAAAGGCTGATGCAGACTCCCAAAGAGAAGGTTGAACCTGCAGAGGATTTGCAGACCCCCAAGCAAAAAGGAGAACCTTTCAGCAATGGAGAAGCGATGGCAGAGGAAGATATCACTGGCTTTAAAGAACCTGAAGAACCAGAGAATAATTCTACCCTGACAACAGAAAATGATGTGACTGAACCTACTGAG ataCAAGGGCCTGTTGTAGCAGTTGAAAGTGGTTCTGCATTCATGCCAGCTAAAG GTTTTGATGAGGAATGTGACAAAGAAAATGTCTGTCCTGTTGAAACCATGGAGACTGAAGTGGATTCTCAGTGCACCACTGAAGTCATTGATTCTACGCACAGTGATGTAGAGACTGATGCTGTAATCCCCCAGGAAAAACACCCTGACAAGATTGAAGAGGAGTCTGTTTCAGTTGAAGCTATTGATGTCTGTTTTTCTGGAACAGATGAGAAATCCGAAGAGCATTCTGAAGAAACTGTGTGTACCTCTGATAATAGCAATGCAACAGTTGAAACTACCCCAACTTCATCCACTGCTGAGGAAGATGAGAGTGAGATGATCAAGCCTTCACTTCCCAAAAAAATTCAGCGGGGCATTCGAGGAAAAGCAGCACAGAAatccaaaaatgctaataatgaCAAGGCCAAAGTCCCTGCTGTGTTATCGGTAACTGAAGAGGAAAATTTGAATGGTTCGCTTCCCTCTAGCACACCCAGGGCAAGGAGAGGCAAGAAACTTCTCGAAGTTCCAGAAGTCGCTGCCAGCCCAGTCAGAAAATCTGCTCGTGGAAGAATTCCCAAGCACCGCTTTGTGGATGAAGAGGCAAAGAACACTGAGGCTTCCCAAGTTTCTGTAGACTCCATGAAAACTAAAATATCAGAATGCCTTCCTGTAGTTACCAAAACCAGGAGAGGAAGAAAACCTAAACAAGATGATGAAGCTGCAATTGAGCCCGTTGATGATATAAATGCTGGTGACCCACAGTGTCCTGACGCACCTGCAAATGAAGAGCTGGTCCAAGCCCCTGTTGTAAAGCCTGGGAGGAGAAAGAAATTGGATAAAACAGCTAGCCATCCTTCAGAAGAACTTGAACAGAAAACACCTGAAATTGTTTGTGAGGAAAACGCTGTTGTACCAGAAAGTGTCAAATTGGTGACTTCACTAGTTACGGAGACTGTTTCTGCAACTAGAGCTAGGAGGGGAAGGCCAGCAAAGAAGGAACTCGTGAAAACTGAGCCAACCCCTACTTTGGAAAGTGAAATTACCAGCACTCATGCTGTTGTAGTGGCTGAGAAGCCTATGACACCTGCAGCAAAGTCAGGGCGAGGAAGGAAGGCTAAAAAAGAAATTGTCAAAGAGCAACTCTTGGATGATGATGCCATGGTGGTTTCCCAAACCGTGGCAGAGGTGAATGTTGACCATAAAGATGAACCTGAAGCACCTGTGGTCAAGTCCGGCAGAGGGCGGAAGGCCAAACAGCAGAAACCACAGATGGCTGAAGAG GTTCCACAGATGGCTGAAGAGGTTGACCATCAACCAGCTGTAGATGCCAGCACACATGTACCTGTGACTGAGGAACACACTGAAACAGAGGTGAAATCTGTGAGGGGTAGTAGGAAGACAAAGCAGTCAAAGGTGACTTTTTCAGTTGAGACTGAGGAGAACATTGTCAACCTTGTTGAACAAGCAGAGACTCCTGTTGTGAAATCTGGTCGAAAAAGGGCTGTTATTGCAAAAGAAACAGCAGAAGTCGAGGCAGAAGTTTCTGTCAAAAGAGGTCGCCGTGCTGTTGCAGAACCTGCACCACCAGTTGCTGTGGTGTCCAGCCGTGGACGTAAAGCAGTTGCCAAGGTAGAGTTGGAGGTTACTGAGGATGTAGCTTCATCAGAAGAGCCAGCTAAGCCTGTTAAACACACCAGGCGAACAGCAAAAGCACCTGAAtcaaagaaagaagaaaatccTATGACACAGGCAGATTCTGAATCAGTTGCTGCTGAGAATGCAGCAATTGTGGCACTGGAGAAGGTGGAAAGAGGAAGCCGTGGCAGAAAACTGAAGGATTCAACTAAGGCCATCCCTTCCAAACCAATCAAAGAAATTTCTAAAGATGAGGAAGCTAGTGAAATTAAACCCTCAAAAAATGTGGTCATCTCTAAAAACATTGAAGAGGTTGAACCTTCTACTGATGTAGAAGAACAACAGCTGAAGAAATCTAAAAGGTTAGGCAAAATACCAGCTGAGACGTCCTCCACATCAAATCAGTCAACTGATTTGCCACCCAGAGGCCGCAGAGGAGCCAAAAAAGAAGAGGAACATCCTGTTGAAGAAGTTCAGATAAAAGTCAAGCCATTAAGGAGAGGAAAGGCAGTGGGCTCTGCTGCACCTAAATCAGACCCCAGTGATGGTAAGGCATCAACTCCCCTCAAAAGGAAAAGGAATGATGTATTGGAGGTAACTGACGAGTCATCAAATAAGGAACCTTTGCCAAAGAAAAGGGGCAGAGTAGCCATCAGCACTAAAGCTGCAACTGAGGTCTCCAGCAAAGAGAAAACACCTGATGCTGAACCAGAGAAGGCTGAGGCTACTCCCAAGAAGGCTAGTAATAGAGCTGTAAGAGGACAGAAAAAGACAGCCCAGGAACCAGATCCAGCACCTGCTCAGGAGTCCGTTTCAG GGACCACCACTCGAAGAGGAAGAGGTGTGAAAAAAGTAGAGGAAGTGGACATCTCTACTGAGGCAGCTCCCGTCAGGCGAACCAGGAGGAAGTAA